CACCGGCGCCCGCCCCGGCGGCCCCGGCCCCGCAGGCCGCCGCTCCCGCCGCCCCGGCCCCGGCGCCCGCCGCGACCGCCGGTGACGACGGTGCCTACGTGACCCCGCTGGTGCGCAAGCTCGCCGCCGAGAACGGCGTGGAGCTGGGCTCCGTCAAGGGCACCGGCGTCGGTGGCCGCATCCGCAAGCAGGACGTCCTGGCCGCCGCCGAGGCCGCGAAGGCCGCCGCCGCTCCCGCGCCGGCCGCCGCCGCTGCCCCGGCCGCCAAGAAGTCCGCGCCGAAGCTGGAGGCCTCCCCCCTCCGCGGCCAGACCGTCAAGATGCCCCGCATCCGCAAGGTCATCGGCGACAACATGGTCAAGGCGCTGCACGAGCAGGCGCAGCTGTCGTCGGTCGTCGAGGTCGACGTCACGCGCCTGATGCGGCTGCGGGGCCAGGCCAAGGACTCCTTCGCCGCGCGCGAGGGCGTCAAGCTCTCCCCGATGCCGTTCTTCGTGAAGGCGGCGGCCCAGGCGCTGAAGGCCCACCCGGTCATCAACGCCAAGATCAACGAGGCCGAGGGCACGATCACCTACTTCGACTCCGAGAACGTCGGAATCGCGGTGGACTCCGAGAAGGGCCTGATGACCCCGGTCATCAAGCACGCCGGCGACCTCAACATCGCGGGCATCGCCAAGGCCACGGCGGAGCTGGCCGGCAAGGTCCGCGCCAACAAGATCACCCCGGACGAGCTGTCCGGCGCGACCTTCACCATCTCCAACACCGGTTCGCGCGGCGCGCTGTTCGACACGATCATCGTGCCGCCCGGCCAGGTCGCGATCCTCGGCATCGGTGCCACGGTCAAGCGCCCGGCGGTCATCGAGACCGAGGAGGGCACGGTCATCGGCGTCCGCGACATGACCTACCTGACCCTCTCCTACGACCACCGTCTGGTGGACGGCGCCGACGCGGCCCGTTACCTGACCGCGGTCAAGGGGATCCTGGAGGCCGGCGAGTTCGAGGTCGAGCTCGGCCTGTAGGCGCCCTCCCCGCAGTGCGTCGATGCCCCCGTCCGGATCATCCGGACGGGGGCATCAGGCTTTCCCGGCGACCCCGTGTGCGCCTCGTCTCACCTGGAGAAAAGCACCCCCACGCGCCCTTCCCGGGGCGCGCTCCGGCCTTATTGTCTAAACGTCGAACGCCCCGGGGGCCGATGGGCGGCCCCTGTCGAAGGAGCCCTCATGACCGCGCCCGTCGTCCACTCGCTGCGCGAACAGATCCGCGAGCACATCGTGGAGGGGATCGTCAGCGGGCGCTGGAAGCCGGGCGAGCGGATCGTGGAGCGGCGCATCGCGACCGAGCTGGAGGTCAGCCAGACGCCGGTGCGGGAGGCGCTGCGCGAGCTGGAGTCGCTGCGGCTGATCGAGTCGGCCCCCAACAAGGGCGTGCGGGTGCGCAACCTGACCGCGGCCGACCTGGAGGAGAGCTACCCGGTGCGGGCGGGTCTCGAGGCCATCGCGGCCGAGCTGGCGGCGCAGCGGCTCGCGTCGGACTGCTCGGCCCTCGAACCGCACGTCGTCGCCCTGTACGAGGCCGACAGGGCCGCCGACGGCACCGGCCAGGTGCGGCACACCGTGGGCTTCCACCGCGAGCTGGTGCGGGCCGCGGGCAACTCGGTGCTGCTGCACACCTGGGAGGGCCTGGGCATCGAGGTGTTCACGGCGCTGTCGATCCGGTGGCTGGGGACCGTGCAGCAGTCGTACGCGGAGGAGCACGAGGAGCTGGTGGCCGCGTTCAGGCGCCGGGACCCGCGGATCGCGGAAATCGTGAAGGCGCACGTCCTCGGCTGCGCCCCGCGCCCCTGACGCAGCCGAGCACCGCCCCGCTCACCTGCGAGAACGCCCGAAATGGACGGCACGGCGTGTCCAGGAGGCAGGCACCGCGTGCCTACTTTCTCGGAATCAAGAGGTTTTACCCTTCAACCCTTTGATCGATCATCGATCAGCGAGTTAGAGTCGCCGACGGGCTTGCACCCGAGCCCTCCGCCCTGTCCTGCCAAAGACAAAGGGCACCCCCGAACCCTTACCGATGAGGGAACCCCCTTCGACTGAGGAAGGCGGCGACATGACCGACCCCAACGCCATCCAGCCGAGCGAGCTCGACCAGCTCCCGGACCGCGACCCAGAAGAGACCGCCGAATGGCAGGCCTCGCTGGACGCGGTCACCAAGGCGGCCGGCCCGCACCGTGCCGCGTACCTGATGCGACGCACGCTGGAGCGCGCGGAGGGCAACGGCATCGCGCTGCCCAAGCTGCTCGAGACGGACTACGTCAACACCATCCCCACCTCCGCCGAGCCGTCCGCGCCCGGTGACGAGGCGATGGAGCAGCGCATCACCGCGTGGAACCGCTGGAACGCGGCGGCGATGGTGACCCGCGGCAGCAAATACGGCGTCGGTGGCCACATCGCCACCTTCGCCTCCGCGGCCTGGCTCTACGAGACCGGCTTCAACCACTTCTTCCGGGGCAAGGAGGCCGACGGCTCGGGCGACCAGCTCTACATCCAGGGCCACGCCTCCCCCGGCATCTACGCCCGCGCCTTCCTCGACGGCCGGCTCACCGAGCACCACCTGGACAACTTCCGCCGGGAGTCGGGCGGCGAGGGCCTCCCGTCGTACCCGCACCCGCGCCGGCTGCCCTGGCTGTGGGAGTTCCCGACGGTCTCCATGGGTCTCGGCCCGCTCTCCGCGATCTATCAGGCGCGCTTCAACCGCTACCTGACCAACCGCGGCGTCAAGGACGTCTCCGCGTCGCACGTCTGGGCCTTCCTGGGCGACGGCGAGATGGACGAGCCGGAGTCGACGGCGGCCCTCGCGCTCGCCGCCCGTGAGCAGCTCGACAACCTCACGTTCGTCATCAACTGCAACCTCCAGCGCCTCGACGGCCCGGTCCGCGCGAACTTCAAGATCGTGCAGGAGCTCGAGGCGCAGTTCCGCGGCGCCGGCTGGAACGTCGTCAAGTCGCTGTGGGGCACCGCCTGGGACGAGCTGTTCGCCCTGGACACCACGGGCGCGCTGGTCCGCCGGCTGCGCCAGGTGCCGGACGCGCAGGTGCAGACGTACCAGACACGCGGCGCCGCCTACATCCGCGAGGACTTCTTCGGCAAGGACCCGGCGCTCGCCGAGATGGCGAAGCTGCTGAGCGACGACAAGATCCTCGACTGTTTCCACCTCTCCCGCGGCGGTCACGAGGCGCGGAAGGTGTTCGCCGCGTACAAGGCGGCCGTCGAGTTCAAGGGCGCGCCGACCGTCATCCTGGCGCAGACCGTCAAGGGCCACACCCTCGGCGAGGGCTTCGCGTCGAAGAACGCCAACCACCAGATGAAGAAGCTCACGGTGGACGAGTTCAAGACGATGCGCGACCTGCTCGAACTGCCCATCCCCGACAGCCGGTTCGTGGACGGCCAGGTGCCCTACGGCCACCCCGGCGCCGACTCCCCCGAGGTCCGCTACCTCCAGGAGCGCCGCGCGGCACTCGGCGGCCCGGCCCCGGCCCGCCGCACCCAGCCGCTGCCCGCGCTGCCCGCCCCCGCCGACAAGGCGTTCGCCTCGTTCGACAAGGGCTCGGGCTCGCAGAACGTGGCGACCACCATGGCGTTCGTCCGGCTGATCAAGGACCTGGTCAGGGACAAGGAGACCGGCAAGCGCTGGGTGCCGATCGTCCCCGACGAGGCGCGCACCTTCGGTATGGAGTCGCTGTTCCCGTCGCTCGGCATCTACTCGCCCAAGGGCCAGACGTACGAGCCGGTCGACCGTGACCAGCTGATGTACTACAAGGAGGCCAAGAACGGCCAGATCCTCAACGAGGGGATCACCGAGGCCGGTTCGATGGCCGACTTCATCGCCGCTTCGACGTCGTACGCGACGCACGGCGAGGCGATGATCCCGTTCTACATCTTCTACTCGATGTTCGGCTGGCAGCGCACGGCCGACCAGATGTGGCAGCTCGGCGACCAGCTCGGCCGCGGCTTCCTGGTCGGCGCGACCGCCGGACGCACCACGCTGACCGGCGAGGGCCTCCAGCACGCCGACGGCCACTCCCCCGTCATCGCCGCGACCAACCCGGCGGCGCTCTCCTACGACCCGGCGTTCGCCTACGAGATCGCGGCGGTCGTCAAGGACGGTCTGCGCCGGATGTACGGCGAGGCGGCACCGGGCGAGGACCCGAACGTCTTCTACTACCTGACCGTCTACAACGAGCCGATGCCGCAGCCGGCGAAGCCGTCGGGTCCCGGTGTCGACGAGGGCATCGTCAAGGGCCTGTACCGGTTCAACACGGCGGAGTCGGCCGGTCTGAACGTGGCCGCGGCCAACGCCCCGCGCATCCAGCTGCTCGGCTCGGGCACCGCGATCCACTGGGTCCTCCAGGCGCAGAAGCTGCTCGCCGAGGAGTGGGGTGTGGCCGCCGACGTGTGGTCCGCGACCTCCTGGACCGAGCTGCGCCGGGACGCCCTCGAAGCGGACGCGGCCCTGCTGCGCGGCGAGGAGCGGGTGCCGTACGTACGGCAGGCGCTGCACGGCGCCGAGGGCCCGGTGCTCGCGGTCTCCGACTACATGCGCCAGGTCCCCGACCAGATCGCGCAGTGGGTCGAGCAGGACTGGTCGTCG
The sequence above is a segment of the Streptomyces griseoviridis genome. Coding sequences within it:
- the aceE gene encoding pyruvate dehydrogenase (acetyl-transferring), homodimeric type; amino-acid sequence: MTDPNAIQPSELDQLPDRDPEETAEWQASLDAVTKAAGPHRAAYLMRRTLERAEGNGIALPKLLETDYVNTIPTSAEPSAPGDEAMEQRITAWNRWNAAAMVTRGSKYGVGGHIATFASAAWLYETGFNHFFRGKEADGSGDQLYIQGHASPGIYARAFLDGRLTEHHLDNFRRESGGEGLPSYPHPRRLPWLWEFPTVSMGLGPLSAIYQARFNRYLTNRGVKDVSASHVWAFLGDGEMDEPESTAALALAAREQLDNLTFVINCNLQRLDGPVRANFKIVQELEAQFRGAGWNVVKSLWGTAWDELFALDTTGALVRRLRQVPDAQVQTYQTRGAAYIREDFFGKDPALAEMAKLLSDDKILDCFHLSRGGHEARKVFAAYKAAVEFKGAPTVILAQTVKGHTLGEGFASKNANHQMKKLTVDEFKTMRDLLELPIPDSRFVDGQVPYGHPGADSPEVRYLQERRAALGGPAPARRTQPLPALPAPADKAFASFDKGSGSQNVATTMAFVRLIKDLVRDKETGKRWVPIVPDEARTFGMESLFPSLGIYSPKGQTYEPVDRDQLMYYKEAKNGQILNEGITEAGSMADFIAASTSYATHGEAMIPFYIFYSMFGWQRTADQMWQLGDQLGRGFLVGATAGRTTLTGEGLQHADGHSPVIAATNPAALSYDPAFAYEIAAVVKDGLRRMYGEAAPGEDPNVFYYLTVYNEPMPQPAKPSGPGVDEGIVKGLYRFNTAESAGLNVAAANAPRIQLLGSGTAIHWVLQAQKLLAEEWGVAADVWSATSWTELRRDALEADAALLRGEERVPYVRQALHGAEGPVLAVSDYMRQVPDQIAQWVEQDWSSLGADGFGLSDTRDAARRHFGVDAQSVVVAALAQLARRGDVKATAVKEARERYGL
- the sucB gene encoding 2-oxoglutarate dehydrogenase, E2 component, dihydrolipoamide succinyltransferase, which encodes MAVSVTLPALGESVTEGTVTRWLKAEGERVEADEPLLEVSTDKVDTEIPSPAAGVLASIKVAEDETVEVGAELAVIDDGTGAPAPAPAAEPAAAPAPEAAPAPAAEAPAAPAPAPEAPAAPAASGGAEGTDVVLPALGESVTEGTVTRWLKEVGEEVSEDEPLLEVSTDKVDTEIPAPTSGVLLEIVVAEDETAEVGAKLAVIGAPGAAPAAAEAPAAPAPAPAAETPAPAPAAPAAPAAPAAPAAPAPAPAAPAPQAAAPAPAAPAPAPAAPAPQAAAPAAPAPAPAATAGDDGAYVTPLVRKLAAENGVELGSVKGTGVGGRIRKQDVLAAAEAAKAAAAPAPAAAAAPAAKKSAPKLEASPLRGQTVKMPRIRKVIGDNMVKALHEQAQLSSVVEVDVTRLMRLRGQAKDSFAAREGVKLSPMPFFVKAAAQALKAHPVINAKINEAEGTITYFDSENVGIAVDSEKGLMTPVIKHAGDLNIAGIAKATAELAGKVRANKITPDELSGATFTISNTGSRGALFDTIIVPPGQVAILGIGATVKRPAVIETEEGTVIGVRDMTYLTLSYDHRLVDGADAARYLTAVKGILEAGEFEVELGL
- a CDS encoding GntR family transcriptional regulator, with amino-acid sequence MTAPVVHSLREQIREHIVEGIVSGRWKPGERIVERRIATELEVSQTPVREALRELESLRLIESAPNKGVRVRNLTAADLEESYPVRAGLEAIAAELAAQRLASDCSALEPHVVALYEADRAADGTGQVRHTVGFHRELVRAAGNSVLLHTWEGLGIEVFTALSIRWLGTVQQSYAEEHEELVAAFRRRDPRIAEIVKAHVLGCAPRP